The nucleotide sequence atttttgtCAGAATAAAACTTATTTGAGGCGGATCGTTGCATCActcttgaatcttttctttctttcttgttttgattAACCTGACTATGtttaacttttttcttttttttattctttccttctttgttttcttcttattcttttaaTGCTCATATTAGAACAACGACAACATCATTTGTATTGCATACTTGTTTTCACTTATTCCCAAGCTGAGGTCCTTCATATTATTTTCACATTCACTAAATAAATCCTATCACAGATCTCCACGTTAGAGATAAAAGTTGACCTAGGCTGCCGGTATTGCTAcaaaaagattcaaaagacTCTATGCAAGCTCCAAGGTACGTAATTACACCCCCCGACACTTCCACTGCCTCCATTCTAGTCCAATATTTTAGCTACTAATGATTGTACCAATCATCCAATTTTTCCCTTTGCTTTCCATCAACAAAGAACGGGAGAACATAAAAACCATCTCCTATGACAAGAAGAACAATACTGTCACAATCTCCGGCCCATTCGATCCCGAGAAGCTCTCCAAGAAGCTCCGCTGCATGGCCTGCAAGGTGATCATAGCCATAATAATTGTAGTGGAGAAACCGAAACCGAAGCCGCCGGCACCGCCGCCACCCCCACCAGTACCTTGCAAATGTTGTTGCAAGGTGTGCAACAACATTAAAATCATATCATGTGACCATCACAAGGATCCCAAATGCACGGTGACTAAGAAGGTGATCAAGGATCCTACTCCCGAGAAGGAAAAGGATGATAAGGATAAAAAAACTACCGAAAAAGAAACTAAAAAGAAGGTGATCAACGACATTGAGATCATAATATGTGAGCATCCAAAATGCCCGGATTCCTGCACGGAGCCGCCAAAAAAGATAAAGTGTCTACCACCGTGTGAACCACCATGTCAACCACCGTGTGAATCACCATGTCAGCCAAAGTGTGAACCACTGTGTCCACCACCGTGTGAACCACCGTGTCCACCACCGTGTCCGCCACCGTGTCAACCACCAATTTGTCAGGTTTGTTGCTGGATGCCCAGCTCTGGCGGGTACCAAGGAGGGTCTCGGTGTTACTCTTGTGGAAGGATCTACGGATGTGCGCCTGATTGTCCACCAATGCCCTATGGTGGAACCTCTTATGGAGGATACCAGTTCATTCTTAAGGAGGATCCATCAGCGTCATGTACCATCATGTGATCATGTGTATCCGTGTTTTTCCTTTGCCAAAACTAATAACAGTAATAAGGGCGAACGATGTATGATTTATGGGGGAATAATGTGGAAATAAAATGTTATTTCagtgtaatattttcatttggaATATTGTGTGAAAGgaatattttatatatgctTGATAATGTAAAGTTTTTTCTTAGTGTTTTcctccaaaaataaataaacttaTATCagctagaagaaaaaaaagcctaCTAGGAAGATAAAGGCTGAGAACTTCCGATTATAAAATTTCCATCAGTACATCTGCGCCTACTGGCTAGCCAATATATCTAGAGATTGATTTCTCTCCTCATAGACATACATGTGAGACTTAGAATACCATTGGATCTAGAGAAGTATTCATCTTCTTTCGCACGAATCCATCATTGGATCACCCAAtgtacagatctcaaagcactccaaacttCATTATTTATCtgtctgcatagatctcaaaatgACCAATGGATAATTCAAAAGATCTGCAAAAGATACAACTCTAATCCTTCACGACTTCAAGTATTAAGCTTGGTTTGTTCTGGACTCATATATAGATACTGTGGGTAAGGCCACTCCCCTCTGCCTTTCTTCGGAAAAAATAGTCGCATCTGGTTTATCTGTCGGCTCCTATGTCCTCGATCTCAAGATTGTTTGttagaaaatttttctttccacaTTGGACTATTAGCGGACTTGAGGTCAAAAAACTGGCAACCAAAAAGCCTATAAACAACCAGCCAAATCATCTTCACAAGAGACTGCCAttatggtcttttttttttctttttttttttgctaggacAAAAGGAAGGAGGGGGGGTGAGGAGGAcctcacccgcgtagcagcccctacTGAGCCCTCTTCCCACTGAAGAATATTCAATACGGGCAGAtaagttttactcataccctccccacccgtgcccgcgcgtttcgaatctGGGCTACTCCGGTGGAATCTTAGCCTCGTTTCAACCGTGCTACTACCTCGGTGGTACTGCCATTATGATCTTTAACAGAGCTATTCTTCATAATATTTTCTATAACACAACTGCATCTACTTCTTGAGTTTGTAGCTGAGTAGCAAATCCTCTTATCTTCCAGGCGAGAGGTACCAGCAAATCCTCTGCCCCGGTTGGGTTGAAAGCTGGGACTTGATTGCatcttttgcatgaaagaagTATTCAATTTCCTTCACACAAATCCACTATTAGATCACccatgcacagatctcaaagcacttcaaaactttattatttaTCCGCCTGCATACATCTCAAAGCGACCAATTGATCATAATTCAAAGGCTTACAAAAGATGCAACTCTAATTCTTCGAGACTTCAAGTATTAAGCTTAGTCTGTTCTGAACTCAAGTACCCATAGAGTGGATACATGGGGTGGCTTTGAtcctctttatatttttttgaataaaatagTTACATCTGGTTTATCTATCAGCTCCTACGTGCTTGATCTCTTAAGATTGTTTGTTGGACTGTTTTTCTTTCCACAGTGGACTATTAGTTGACTACAGGTCAAGATACTGTCAACTAAAAAATCCaatgcacaaatctcaaaaaataatatttaattaaaaaataaaaatttcctaGTTTAATACTTTTAGTGCAACGGCTATCGCATTCTTTCCTCTCACAGTGGAGAATGATATTGAACGACTCTTGGGATGACTTTTCTCTTGAAAACAAATAAGAAAAGTTATTTTGGTGGATGTGATGGTCATTAAAAAATATTACCATTAGTGTGATGGCACTTCCACTtacttttataaaaagaaaaataataataaaaaagcctACCATAATTGCGGGTGGGTTCTTGGTCACGTCCCCCCGGCTTTTTCTCTACAGCTCTCCGTCGGTCGCTCACGTTATACGGGGCCGTAAAAGGCTACGTACCCTCGCACCAAATTTCAGAATTGGGATCTGGCTTCAATCTAGCAATAGCGGAAAAGATTGAAAATTCTCCTCCCTCCAATATCACTTATTGTATCTTCTCAACGCAATTTTCGAAGGCCAATATATGATGTGTTTAACTCATTTCTCTTACGGATCTCATAATATCATGATCTTTTTTCTAAAGCTTTCGGTTATATGTCAATGATACTATGAAGCTTTTGTATtcccatttataatttttatcagaATAAAACTTTAGAGGTGGATGGTTCATCACTCTcaaatcttttccttttttcttgtttAGATCAATCTGTCTATGTTTAACTTTGACCTACATTATTTATTCTTTCTCTATTAGCTTAAGATCGCAATTATTGTTAAATTGTTTCTAAATTTATCAGTGAAAGCAATTTAgagtttcccttttcttttttcttccccactcttctctctctctctctctaatagcAGGTTAAATGCTTCATTTTTTGCcacctttccttctttctttcttttcttcctttctttcttttttttaattcttttaatACTCATACTAAGACAACGGTATTTTCATTTTgtattgcatatttattttcacATATTTGCTAGCCAAGGTCCTTCATTTTATTTTCACATTCATTAAATAAATTCTATCACCCAGATCTCCAAGTTAGCCATAAAAAGTTGACCTAGACTGCCATCGTTGCTACAAAAAGATTTAAATGACTCCATGCAAGCTCCTGGATACGTAACTAAACCTCCACACATGTTACTACCTCCATTTTAGTCCAATATTTTAGCTACTAATGATTGTACCAACCATCCAATTTTCCCCCATATTTTCcaccagcaaagaaggagagaacATAAAAACTATCTCCTATGACGAGAAGAACAATGCCGTCACAATCGCCGGCCCATTGGATCCCCAGAAGCTCTGCTGCAAGGCCTGCCAAAGAACACAGGGACCCTCCCAATTAATGCACCCTCTGATAAGAAAAAAGAATCCTGCAAGGTGATCAATGACATACAAATTATGGTATGCGACCATCCCAAGGATACTAAATGCCCCGATGAGAAGCCCGACTCGAAGGCACAACCCATACCTTGTGAACCACTGGTTCGGCCGGTTTGGTGATGGAAAAGACTGCCCGATAAGCCCGCTTTGTTTGACAcgcttttaaattttaatacaAACATCATCTTCATCTTTTTGGATATGACAAGGCTAATCATAAATTAAGATGCCTTTACGTCATCACCATCAAAGTGGAAGGCAACAAGAGATTGCATGGATGGTGGCTCTCATGATTTCCCTCCATGATGATGGTAATTTAACACTTCAAGATTCATAAAGGAAATGGTCCTCCCCACGaatattcttttcttaaatttcgTAGTTTAATACTTTTGATGCAACGGCTATCCAATACTTTCCTCTCAAAGTGGAGGATGATATTGACTGACGTGACTTTTCTTTTGATAACAAATAGATAAAGTTATTTTGATGGAAGTGAtggtcattaaaaaaaaaaacattcatcTCCTCATCCACCCTTTCACTCCTTGATACCTTTAGCTTCATCATAGCAAGAAAGTTCCTCATCATCAATTGAATTGGTAAAGAAATAAGAATAAGTACTTACAAAATTTTTATCTCGATAACGGAATGGCTTGAAAATTGCTCTCCTTGGCCGTCAATTACTAGCCACCAATTCATCATTTTCTTCTTGTTGTCCACTACTTTGGGGAGAACTTCAAATCTCCCTTTCACTTTGCTCTCCTAATGATGATTAAGAAGAAGAGTCATGTGGTATTGTCATTTTAAGGTCTAAAGTGTTGGATCTTTCTTGCTCAAATGCAGCTCCATTAATTAGGCCATAATATGAAGAAACTTCATCAAAACAATAAATTTGTGAGTTCTCGGATCCATGCACTTCCAGCCCTTCTTCCTTTCATCGTATCCAATAAAAATGCACTTTCTTGCTTTTGCATCTAACTTGTTTTTTTGAGATTCCGGCATGTGAACATAAATTTCTCCAAACATCAACTTATAAGAAGACTTCATGTTTGTTAGGCTAAGGGACATTTGATTAATCATATATGTTGCACACTTTATATATATAGCTTTGGATAAATTTTTAGCATACAACCAGCTCTTGCAAGTCTCCACAAGGTGTCTGATTTTTCTCACAACGACTCTGTTTTGtagggctgttaatgagccgagctgctcgggctcggctcaggctcggctcgttagtcaaacgagcccgagcccgagcccaatataAGGCTCGCTTACAtccaagcccgagcccgagctcgagcccgagcagctcacgagcccaaacgagctctagtctcccactgaaaaatcttatttcagcactataattcataaaaatctgaccacatagagaaaaatagcctattatcgagcccgagcccgagctcgagcccgattacgagcccgagctcgggctcattctggagctcgtaattgaaacgagctttacgagctcaggcccgagcctttgctttgccaagcaagcccgagctcgagcccaatatagagctcgttaccgagcccgagcccgagcttctgtgaaacgagccgagccgagctttgccaggctcgggctcggctcggctcgttaacagccctactGTTTTGCTATGGCATTTCAGCATAACTAAATTCTGTCTTAATGCCATATTGTcgataaaaaagagaaaaacccaTCGGAAGTGAACTCCCCTCGATTATCTATTTGTAGCCGCTTGATTTTCATCCCAAGTTCACCTTTTACGGTCTCTTTGAACTCCAAAAATCTGGTGAAAACTTCTGATTTATACTTTACAAAATAAACCCACATGAATTTTGTAAAACCATCAACAAAAATTAATATGTAATGAAATCCAAAATAAGATGGAGTTCTAGTTAGTCCcattaaggccctgtttgggggagcttttggagggccagaaagcactttctggccatccaaaagtacttttagatgaaaaactgtgtttggtaaatttttcaaaagctgtttcagcttttgcgggaagctgaaaacagcttttgggaggaagctgtttcagctttttcggaaagctatatttttgacaaaaatgcccatattaaaataacataattacatagtttatccctgtataaatctaaaaatctgctagagccaagaacccaagccgtcagactcccttccgtaagaaaatgtatttttcttttcaatttttgtatgcatctcttgaaccacattttagaagaaaaaatttttaatccttttccataccttccaaaatcaatctattgttttttttttatcatcaacctcgcggcccacgctgaggtcctcctcgagcgtggaccatgaagaagagcccctagaccgcggaaaattattttatgaaaaattatgaaaaattattatgaaaaattattttatactaataattataatattttatacctttatttttgtattatactataaatataatatcatattatattatatcataatacattaatatgttatgttaaataatttaatattatgttatattatggaaaattaatttatactaataattataatattttatacctttatttttgtattatactataaatataatatcataatacattaatatgttatgttaaataatttaatattatgttatattatggaaaattaatttatactaataattataatattttatacctttattattgtattatactataaatattgtattatattacattacattataatacattaatatgttattttaaataatttaatattatggtatattatggaaaattaatttataatattaattataatattttatacctttattttttattaaactataaatataatatcatattatattatatcataatacattaatatgttatgttaaataatttaatattatgttatattatgaaaaattaatttatactaataactataatattttatacctttattattgtattatactataaatattgtattatattacattacattataatacattaatatgttattttaaataatttaatattatgttatattatgaaaaattaatttataatattaattataatattttatacctttattattgtattatactataaatattgtattatattacattacattataatacattaatatgttattttaaataatttaatattatgttatattatgagaaattaatttatactaataattataatattttatacttttattattgtattatattataaatataatatatattacattatatcataatacattaatatgttatgttaaataatttaaaattatgttatattaccaaatattaatttactctaataattatattactattatgctatattaacataatattattttatattacaataatattatactatatcgtatatttatgtattaatttatgttatgttttattatgttgtgttgtataatactatgcaatgtcctttatggtaattttgtcatataaaagtactttctcagtttgtttaccaaacacaaaacaaagtaccacagcactttacgaatgtagttaccaaacagcaaacagctttttataacagctctacttcagacagctctactttcaacagctctacttccaacagctctactgccaacagcccccccaaacagggcctaagtcacTATATATACATTCTAGTGGAGCCTTGCACCTTGAGATAGATTTGTCAAATGGAAGGCAATGTGCCTTTCTATATTGACAACTTTCATAAATTTCTCcattatcaaaattaattaattttggaAGCCCTTTTACCAAGTTCTTTTGCACCATAATTCTTAACTTATTCATGTTAAGATGCCCAAGTCTAGCATGCCATACGAATGCATTACCATTGCTACTCAACTTGTAGCAACTCAATACAAAGATGGAGAACAATCAACTTGTGGTTGTGTTCCCAAATACACTGGTAGGGATGTACTTCATTCTTCATGGAGACCTGTAGTATATGCATTCACATTAATTGCAAGTAATTAAGATTGCATAGAAAAATGAACAGACATTATAGGAAGATGTAAAGATGAATAAGTACATAAATATATTAACGATTCTTGCATAAATCTAGTTTAATATATATCTAGAGTGTTCCAACAAATCAATTGCACTAATTTCAACACTGTGATCTGCTGGACGCTATGGAACGAG is from Phoenix dactylifera cultivar Barhee BC4 chromosome 6, palm_55x_up_171113_PBpolish2nd_filt_p, whole genome shotgun sequence and encodes:
- the LOC120111120 gene encoding protein PYRICULARIA ORYZAE RESISTANCE 21-like; the protein is MAEKISTLEIKVDLGCRYCYKKIQKTLCKLQERENIKTISYDKKNNTVTISGPFDPEKLSKKLRCMACKVIIAIIIVVEKPKPKPPAPPPPPPVPCKCCCKVCNNIKIISCDHHKDPKCTVTKKVIKDPTPEKEKDDKDKKTTEKETKKKVINDIEIIICEHPKCPDSCTEPPKKIKCLPPCEPPCQPPCESPCQPKCEPLCPPPCEPPCPPPCPPPCQPPICQVCCWMPSSGGYQGGSRCYSCGRIYGCAPDCPPMPYGGTSYGGYQFILKEDPSASCTIM